From Benincasa hispida cultivar B227 unplaced genomic scaffold, ASM972705v1 Contig32, whole genome shotgun sequence, a single genomic window includes:
- the LOC120069360 gene encoding aminopeptidase P2 produces MHSLPSQAIRPLSLSSSSSFSSSSSLYLRFISSTFPVSPYFNPQSPVFTAISRRLRRSTIRSCSSITAKPSSEIRRTRPKDEPDSKLRALRDLFSKPNIGIDAYVIPSQDAHQSEFIAECYMRRAYISGFTGSAGTAVVTKDKAALWTDGRYFLQAEKQLNSSWTLMRAGNHGVPTPSEWVADILAPGGVVGIDPFLFSADAAEDLKETISRKNHKLVYLYDYNLVDEIWKESRPNPPKGPIRVHDLRYGGLDVASKLASLRSELGEAGSSAIIISMLDEIAWLLNLRGNDVPNSPVMYAYLLVEIDGAKLFVDNCKVAPEVMDHLKTAGIELRPYDSIISEIENLADKGANLWLDTSSINAAIANAYRSACDKYFIRLGNKRKGKGKTSETSNSQVGPTGVYKSSPISMAKAIKNHAELEGMRNSHLRDAAALAQFWLWLEQEILNGVKLTEVEVADKLLEFRKKQDGFVDTSFDTISASGANGAIIHYKPEPGDCSVVDANKLFLLDSGAQYVDGTTDITRTVHFGEPTTHQKECFTRVLQGHIALDQAVFPQHTPGFVLDAFARSSLWKVGLDYRHGTGHGVGAALNVHEGPQSISFRFGNMTGLQNGMIVSNEPGYYEDYSFGIRIENLLIVRDADTPNHFGGIGYLGFEKLTFVPIQTKLVDITLLSVAEVNWLNDYHSQVWEKVSPLLEGSARQWLWNNTRPLAKT; encoded by the exons ATGCACTCACTACCGTCGCAAGCGATTCGACCACTTTCactctcatcttcttcttctttttcatcatcAAGCTCTCTCTACCTCCGTTTCATCTCTTCAACCTTCCCTGTTTCCCCTTATTTCAATCCCCAATCCCCTGTTTTCACCGCCATTTCCCGCCGACTACGACGTTCCACTATCAGAAGCTGTTCCTCCATCACCGCCAAGCCATCCTCGGAGATCAGAAGGACCCGCCCTAAGGATGAACCCGATTCCAAGCTTCGGGCTCTCCGTGATTTGTTCTCGAAACCCAACATTGGTATCGACGCCTATGTAATCCCCTCACAGGATGCTCACCAG AGTGAATTCATTGCAGAATGTTACATGAGGAGGGCCTATATATCTGGATTTACTGGCAGTGCTGGAACTGCTGTTGTCACGAAGGACAAAGCAGCACTTTGGACGGATGGACGGTATTTTCTTCAG GCTGAGAAACAACTAAACTCCAGTTGGACTCTCATGCGAGCTGGAAATCATGGAGTGCCCACCCCAAGTGAATGGGTTGCTGATATTCTAGCTCCTGGTGGTGTAGTTGGAATTGATCCT TTTCTGTTTTCTGCCGATGCTGCAGAAGATTTGAAAGAGACCATTTCTAGGAAGAATCACAAGTTGGTTTACCTATATGATTACAATCTCGTGGATGAAATATGGAAAGAATCAAGACCGAATCCACCTAAAGGCCCTATAAGAGTGCATGACCTTAGATATGGTGGTTTAGACGTTGCATCAAAGTTGGCTTCTTTGAGGTCTGAGCTTGGAGAGGCTGGTTCATCTGCAATCATTATATCTATGCTCGATGAAATTGCCTGGCTATTGAACTTG AGAGGAAATGATGTTCCAAACTCACCTGTTATGTATGCATACTTGCTAGTTGAAATTGATGGAGCAAAACTGTTTGTAGATAATTGTAAAGTCGCACCAGAGGTGATGGATCATTTGAAAACTGCAGGAATCGAGTTAAGACCATATGATTCGATTATTTCTGAAATTGAAAA TTTGGCAGACAAAGGAGCTAATCTTTGGCTGGACACATCATCAATTAATGCTGCAATCGCAAATGCTTATAGGAGTGCATGTGATAAATACTTTATACGCCTGGggaataaaagaaaaggcaAGGGTAAGACTTCTGAGACCTCGAATAGTCAGGTTGGACCTACTGGAGTCTACAAGTCATCTCCCATTTCAATGGCAAAGGCCATAAAAAATCATGCTGAGTTAGAGGGGATGCGCAATTCTCATTTGAG AGATGCAGCTGCTCTTGCTCAATTCTGGTTATGGTTGGAGCAGGAAATTCTTAATGGTGTCAAACTAACGGAGGTAGAAGTTGCAGACAAGCTTCTAGAATTTCGAAAGAAGCAAGATGGTTTTGTTGACACAAGTTTCGATACTATTAGTG CCTCTGGTGCAAATGGCGCCATCATACACTATAAACCAGAACCTGGTGATTGTTCTGTTGTGGATGCAAATAAACTCTTTCTATTGGACAGTGGAGCGCAATATGTAGATGGAACAACTGATATAACTCGTACAGTTCATTTTGGTGAACCAACCACTCATCAAAAAGAGTGCTTTACAAGAGTCCTGCAA GGCCATATAGCTTTAGATCAAGCAGTGTTTCCTCAGCATACCCCTGGTTTTGTATTAGATGCATTTGCTCGTTCTTCTCTCTGGAAGGTTGGGCTCGACTATCGGCATG GGACTGGGCATGGTGTAGGGGCTGCATTAAATGTTCATGAGGGACCCCAAAGTATAAGCTTCCGATTTGGGAATATGACTGGCTTACAGAATGGAATGATCGTTAGCAATGAGCCAGGCTACTATGAAGACTACTCTTTCGGTATTAGGATTGAG AATCTCCTTATTGTGAGGGACGCTGACACTCCAAACCATTTTGGAGGCATTGGATATTTAGGATTTGAAAAACTCACATTTGTGCCCATTCAG ACCAAACTGGTTGATATCACTTTGCTCTCTGTTGCGGAGGTCAATTGGCTAAATGATTACCATTCACAAGTCTGGGAAAAG GTTTCTCCATTGCTTGAAGGTTCGGCTCGCCAATGGCTGTGGAACAACACTCGACCACTTGCGAAAACCtga
- the LOC120069361 gene encoding F-box protein At1g55000 has translation MGCCCDQDDDVEILRHLNPSPPVQSLPPEPPPEDSSAVVLSPMNSHFLALSCRDILRLIFENLSIPDLARSSCVSRLWHSVASDQEIVSGAFKAPWKVKDVVGKPSSWSFWRDNCLGKFAISHRILRGDSLASLAVKYSVQVTDIKRLNNMISDHGIYSRERLLIPIGNPNILINSICYIEMDAIAKREVAVLYLDGIPITHHLYGKETCERGMSSVQVNKRVLHLLSRSMMVDDETAQYYLSISNGDPRAALTEFAEDIRWERHLSIA, from the exons ATGGGATGCTGTTGCGACCAAGACGACGACGTTGAGATCCTGAGGCACCTCAATCCTTCGCCGCCCGTTCAGTCTCTGCCGCCGGAACCTCCACCGGAGGATTCCTCCGCTGTCGTACTGTCTCCAATGAACTCTCACTTTCTTGCTCTCTCCTGCCGCGACATCCTCCGCCTCATCTTCGAGAACCTTTCCATCCCCGACTTGGCTCGTTCCAGCTGCGTTTCCCGTCTTTGGCACTCCGTTGCTTCCGATCAGGAAATTGTCTCCGGAGCTTTCAAAGCGCCGTGGAAGGTGAAAGATGTGGTCGGGAAGCCGAGCTCCTGGAGCTTCTGGAGAGATAATTGCCTTGGGAAGTTTGCGATCTCTCATCGAATTCTCCGTGGCGATAGCTTGGCTAGTTTAGCCGTCAAGTATTCGGTTCAG GTTACAGACATAAAACGTCTGAACAACATGATAAGTGACCATGGCATATACTCAAGAGAGAGATTGTTAATCCCCATTGGCAATCCCAATATACTCATTAACAGTATATGCTACATTGAGATGGATGCTATCGCAAAACGGGAAGTTGCGGTGTTGTATTTGGATGGAATCCCCATAACCCATCATTTGTATGGTAAAGAAACATGTGAACGGGGTATGTCTTCTGTTCAAGTGAACAAGCGGGTACTTCATTTATTGAGTCGGAGCATGATGGTTGATGACGAAACCGCTCAATATTACTTATCCATTTCCAATGGCGATCCTCGAGCTGCTCTTACAGAATTCGCTGAGGACATCAGGTGGGAGAGGCATTTGAGCATTGCCTAG